In a single window of the Streptomyces sp. NBC_00094 genome:
- a CDS encoding aminoglycoside phosphotransferase family protein, with the protein MYTASSSVSAPPRPQHRIVPAGAGPYLAPVPQAVRPRRWTGGTGTQPVSGRIDLSGPQGAQLKMAIASVHRICPEFNPVQVLRRSGRSVLIVGTTGRTTAVAKCLLDHSPAWVERFRHEIASYRSFVRHRPPVRAPRLIAADPENCTLVIERMPGRAAALSRHPVEAPPRADVRAALGAVARLNAWRPPAGTFDAPLDYGTRIARYHELGLLTDRDRDDLQKLLHGLAHAGGRQGMGQFCHGDALLSNILLSPAGPVLVDWEHAGWYLPGYDLATLWAVLGDAPLARRQISQLAQQAGPASRDAFLVNLMIVLTREIRTYETAVQRTIKEAPPAGTVPVPSGALSAGEEQRLLLRRLHDDCAMARRAVRAAVGTR; encoded by the coding sequence ATGTACACAGCATCGTCCTCCGTGTCCGCCCCGCCCCGGCCGCAGCACCGCATCGTCCCGGCGGGCGCCGGGCCGTACCTCGCCCCCGTGCCCCAGGCCGTACGGCCCCGGCGCTGGACGGGCGGCACCGGCACGCAGCCGGTGAGCGGAAGAATCGATCTGTCCGGCCCGCAGGGGGCGCAGCTCAAGATGGCGATCGCCTCGGTCCATCGCATCTGCCCGGAGTTCAACCCGGTACAGGTGCTGCGGCGCAGCGGCCGCTCGGTCCTGATCGTCGGGACGACCGGGCGGACCACGGCGGTCGCGAAGTGTTTACTGGACCACTCCCCCGCGTGGGTCGAGCGGTTCCGGCACGAGATAGCGTCCTACCGCTCCTTCGTCCGCCACCGCCCGCCGGTGCGGGCGCCCCGGCTCATCGCCGCGGACCCGGAGAACTGCACGCTGGTGATCGAGCGGATGCCCGGGCGGGCGGCGGCGCTCTCGCGCCACCCCGTCGAGGCCCCGCCGCGGGCCGACGTGCGGGCCGCGCTGGGTGCGGTGGCCCGGCTCAACGCCTGGCGGCCGCCGGCCGGAACGTTCGACGCACCGCTGGACTACGGGACGCGGATCGCGCGCTACCACGAGCTCGGTCTCCTCACCGACCGGGACCGGGACGACCTGCAGAAGCTGCTGCACGGCCTGGCGCACGCGGGCGGGCGGCAGGGCATGGGGCAGTTCTGCCACGGTGACGCCCTGCTCTCCAACATCCTCCTCTCCCCCGCCGGTCCCGTCCTCGTCGACTGGGAGCACGCCGGCTGGTACCTGCCCGGATACGACCTGGCGACCCTGTGGGCGGTGCTCGGTGACGCACCGCTGGCCCGGCGCCAGATCAGCCAGCTCGCGCAGCAGGCCGGTCCTGCCTCGCGGGACGCCTTCCTGGTGAACCTGATGATCGTGCTGACACGGGAGATCCGTACGTACGAGACGGCCGTGCAGCGCACGATCAAGGAGGCTCCGCCGGCGGGTACCGTCCCGGTGCCTTCCGGAGCGCTCTCGGCCGGTGAGGAACAGCGGCTGCTGCTGAGGCGGCTGCACGACGACTGCGCCATGGCACGGCGGGCCGTGCGCGCGGCGGTCGGAACGCGCTGA
- a CDS encoding cupin domain-containing protein — MAGIVRRSFDSADETRPFEDGKGRLDLLNGERGAVGRAVFEPGWQWSKHVKPIVGTDSCQASHVGYVVSGRMKVVMDDGESVEFGAGDFMEVKPGHDAWVLGDDPCVALDWVGFGDYAQRPGS, encoded by the coding sequence ATGGCCGGCATCGTACGGAGAAGCTTCGATTCAGCGGACGAGACCCGTCCCTTCGAGGACGGCAAGGGCAGGCTCGACCTGCTCAACGGGGAGCGCGGTGCCGTCGGCCGCGCCGTGTTCGAGCCGGGCTGGCAGTGGTCCAAGCACGTGAAGCCGATCGTCGGCACCGACAGCTGCCAGGCGTCACACGTCGGGTACGTCGTCAGCGGCCGGATGAAGGTCGTCATGGACGACGGCGAGTCGGTGGAGTTCGGCGCCGGTGACTTCATGGAGGTCAAGCCCGGACACGACGCCTGGGTCCTCGGCGACGACCCCTGCGTGGCCCTCGACTGGGTGGGGTTCGGCGACTACGCCCAGCGGCCCGGTTCCTGA
- a CDS encoding PP2C family protein-serine/threonine phosphatase, with amino-acid sequence MPSHLFADRPAQPPEPGAVDALISQTRRLRGEVDAVRRDAATNDDDPQQRWQRALCDLAVHQLDDLGAHLGQLRVGVPEGITPGTDTGDVGTDAEVDAVLDAAPDTALAIDPGTAYGEAAPARTGSLLSRVGSAEWNLLTDEVSWSEELFQIFGRARENGPMSLDEMPSMVFVEDQPVLQAMVTDCLIDGKPIDGEFRIVRTDGRVRTVHMTGEPVLDADGCTASMWAVLRDVSELRRSQRAVRESRDSLERSRQIERTERRVAVELQEAVLPPWRGSLRFAHDGPAPLDVAAHYLPAASTGLIGGDWYDALALPDGDALLTVGDLTGHGVAATSSMAMLLGALRGMAVAGIRPGALMGHLNQLLETSVQPALGSAMCCRYDPVAQSLTWAQAGHPAPLLFRDGTGYALRRPEGVLLGATAGGRYGETQTQLFAGDLLVLHTDGLTRGSGVHDDTGTRRLLALGPRLIAARDAQECVRAVVEEFGEEQREDDACVMVVQVGR; translated from the coding sequence ATGCCGTCCCATCTGTTCGCGGACCGTCCCGCCCAGCCGCCGGAGCCGGGTGCTGTGGACGCGCTGATCTCGCAGACCCGTCGTCTGCGTGGCGAAGTGGACGCCGTCCGCCGGGACGCCGCGACGAACGACGACGACCCCCAGCAGCGCTGGCAGCGCGCCCTCTGCGACCTCGCGGTGCACCAACTCGACGACCTGGGAGCCCACTTGGGTCAGCTCCGGGTCGGCGTCCCCGAGGGGATCACGCCCGGTACGGACACCGGGGACGTCGGGACGGATGCCGAGGTCGACGCCGTCCTCGACGCTGCTCCGGACACCGCCCTCGCCATCGACCCCGGCACCGCCTACGGCGAGGCCGCCCCGGCGCGCACCGGCTCGTTGCTCTCCCGTGTCGGCAGCGCCGAGTGGAACCTCCTCACCGACGAGGTCTCCTGGTCCGAGGAGCTGTTCCAGATCTTCGGGCGCGCCCGGGAGAACGGCCCCATGTCGCTGGACGAGATGCCCTCGATGGTCTTCGTCGAGGACCAGCCCGTCCTGCAGGCGATGGTGACGGACTGTCTGATCGACGGGAAGCCGATCGACGGCGAGTTCCGGATCGTGCGGACCGACGGCCGGGTGCGTACCGTGCACATGACCGGCGAGCCCGTCCTCGACGCCGACGGCTGCACCGCCTCCATGTGGGCCGTTCTCCGGGACGTCAGCGAGCTCCGGCGCAGCCAGCGTGCCGTCCGCGAGAGCCGCGACAGCCTGGAGCGCAGCCGCCAGATCGAGCGCACCGAGCGCCGGGTCGCCGTCGAGCTCCAGGAAGCGGTGCTCCCGCCGTGGCGCGGCTCGCTCCGCTTCGCCCACGACGGTCCCGCTCCGCTCGACGTGGCGGCCCATTATCTTCCGGCCGCCAGTACGGGTCTGATCGGTGGCGACTGGTACGACGCGCTGGCCCTGCCCGACGGTGACGCCCTGCTGACCGTCGGCGATCTGACGGGCCACGGGGTCGCCGCGACCTCCTCGATGGCCATGCTCCTCGGCGCGCTGCGCGGCATGGCCGTGGCGGGGATCCGCCCCGGCGCCCTGATGGGCCACCTCAACCAGCTCCTGGAGACCTCCGTACAGCCCGCGCTGGGCAGTGCGATGTGCTGTCGTTACGATCCGGTCGCCCAGTCGCTGACCTGGGCACAGGCCGGCCACCCCGCCCCGCTGCTCTTCCGCGACGGCACGGGGTACGCCCTCCGGCGGCCCGAGGGCGTACTCCTCGGGGCGACGGCAGGCGGCCGGTACGGCGAGACCCAGACCCAGCTGTTCGCCGGTGACCTGCTCGTCCTGCACACGGACGGACTGACCCGTGGCAGCGGCGTGCACGACGACACGGGCACGCGGCGGCTGCTCGCCCTCGGGCCCCGGCTCATCGCGGCGCGGGACGCGCAGGAGTGCGTGCGCGCGGTGGTCGAGGAGTTCGGTGAGGAACAGCGCGAGGACGACGCCTGCGTGATGGTGGTCCAGGTCGGCCGCTGA
- a CDS encoding ATP-binding protein, with the protein MNWHIHDYRESDLAAVVHLIDTTAELGQESVFSLAECIGALTSREPAVVAVHQGVPIGAALACVSGERAWVMRIAISSAWRGRGLASALLVELERRLVAARVGRIAYVLPEEELLGEGLLNAGYTRQPAVAYFEKVEPLHGPAAGLLDDLGGRLLPGDLWAKVAGMEREKDLIERRVVLPLAEPERATRHGVRPPRAVCLFGPPGTGKTTFARGIASRLGWPFVEILPSRLADEGNLAAALRSAFARIAELERVLVFIDEVEEIAPVRSEPAQPGGMHGVTNELLKLIPGFRERDERLLVCATNSIRSLDPAFLRPGRFDYLIPIGTPDKVARAAIWARYTDGRTDVDIDELVLASDLFTPADIEHAARIAAQASFERDLVAVGGRGADAPAPGASTADYLEAIAQCRPTVTPEMVEQFASDITTHART; encoded by the coding sequence GTGAACTGGCACATCCACGACTACCGCGAGAGCGATCTCGCCGCCGTCGTCCACCTGATCGACACCACGGCCGAGCTCGGCCAGGAGTCGGTGTTCTCGCTCGCCGAGTGCATCGGGGCCCTCACCTCCCGGGAGCCGGCCGTCGTCGCCGTCCATCAGGGCGTACCCATCGGTGCCGCGCTCGCCTGTGTGTCCGGCGAGCGGGCATGGGTGATGCGGATCGCGATCTCCTCCGCGTGGCGCGGCCGAGGTCTGGCGAGCGCCCTGCTCGTGGAGCTGGAGCGACGGCTCGTGGCCGCCCGGGTCGGGCGGATCGCGTACGTCCTGCCGGAGGAGGAACTCCTCGGCGAGGGCCTCCTGAACGCCGGGTACACCCGTCAGCCGGCCGTCGCGTACTTCGAGAAGGTGGAGCCCCTGCACGGACCGGCCGCCGGCCTCCTCGACGACCTGGGCGGGCGGCTGCTCCCCGGCGATCTGTGGGCGAAGGTCGCCGGGATGGAGCGGGAGAAGGACCTCATCGAGCGCCGGGTCGTGCTGCCCCTCGCGGAGCCCGAGCGGGCCACCCGGCACGGGGTGCGGCCGCCGCGCGCGGTCTGTCTCTTCGGTCCGCCCGGCACCGGGAAGACCACCTTCGCGCGGGGTATCGCCTCCCGACTCGGCTGGCCCTTCGTGGAGATCCTGCCGTCCCGCCTCGCCGACGAGGGGAACCTCGCCGCCGCCCTGCGGTCGGCGTTCGCCCGGATCGCCGAGCTGGAGCGGGTCCTCGTCTTCATCGACGAGGTCGAGGAGATCGCCCCGGTCCGCTCGGAGCCCGCGCAGCCCGGTGGGATGCACGGTGTGACCAACGAACTCCTCAAGCTGATACCGGGGTTCCGGGAGCGGGACGAGCGGCTGCTCGTCTGCGCCACCAACTCGATCCGCTCCCTCGACCCGGCGTTCCTGCGCCCCGGCCGCTTCGACTACCTCATCCCGATCGGTACGCCGGACAAGGTGGCGCGCGCCGCGATCTGGGCCCGCTACACGGACGGGCGTACGGACGTCGACATCGACGAACTCGTCCTGGCGAGCGATCTGTTCACCCCGGCCGACATCGAGCACGCGGCCCGGATCGCCGCCCAGGCCTCCTTCGAGCGGGACCTCGTCGCGGTCGGCGGCCGGGGTGCGGACGCCCCGGCGCCCGGGGCGTCCACGGCGGACTACCTGGAGGCCATCGCGCAGTGCCGGCCGACCGTCACCCCGGAGATGGTCGAGCAGTTCGCCTCGGACATCACGACACACGCCCGGACCTGA
- a CDS encoding YdeI family protein has translation METVEGLAVIAFGDGKELEAWLEAHHADTPGIWLLLAKKGTDLPSPTADEILDGTLVYGWITGKRITRDERTYLQKITPRRPRSLWSQVNVRQVEALTAAGRMREPGLAEVRAARADGRWEAAYPSQKDATVPDDLAEALAANPRAAAAFETLGKTDRYLVILSLWQARTEKTRAARLERAVAALAAGGQRG, from the coding sequence GTGGAGACGGTCGAAGGGCTCGCGGTCATCGCGTTCGGCGACGGGAAGGAGCTGGAGGCCTGGCTGGAAGCGCACCACGCGGACACCCCCGGCATCTGGCTGCTGCTCGCCAAGAAGGGCACGGACCTCCCCTCACCGACGGCGGACGAGATCCTCGACGGCACGCTCGTCTACGGCTGGATCACCGGCAAGCGCATCACGCGCGACGAGCGCACCTACCTCCAGAAGATCACCCCGCGCCGGCCGCGCAGCCTCTGGTCCCAGGTCAACGTGCGCCAGGTCGAGGCGCTCACCGCCGCCGGCCGGATGCGCGAGCCGGGCCTCGCGGAGGTCCGGGCGGCGCGGGCGGACGGACGGTGGGAGGCCGCGTACCCCTCCCAGAAGGACGCGACCGTCCCGGACGACCTGGCGGAGGCCCTGGCCGCGAACCCACGGGCCGCGGCGGCCTTCGAGACCCTGGGGAAGACCGACCGCTATCTGGTGATCCTGAGCCTCTGGCAGGCGCGTACGGAGAAGACGAGGGCGGCGCGCCTGGAGCGGGCGGTGGCCGCGCTCGCGGCGGGCGGGCAGCGGGGCTGA
- a CDS encoding ROK family transcriptional regulator — protein sequence MTTTSHGTRMAGDGRRETNAATVLRTVLDHGPVARGAVARLSGLSPAAVSRQATDLTRLGLLRELPELAGGGGVGRPQIPVDLHVGAVGGPVVGGVHLGVPSSTLGLVDLRGRVLARRSYPHDGIAPDGLPAAVAGALRGFLDEHAQGRPLLGVGAAVGGWVDPAEGVVVRHDAFGWRRRPLAAELARGLGGHTVRLDNHARSIAQSEILFGRPAARRSLVHLFIGNVVDAAVGLAGIVHQGPGSAAGDVAHLPVPDSTVLCPCGRSGCLEATASNTALGLTAVRRGIVPEPDTFLVVDAAAAGDRRADRLLRERARAVGRAIALLLDVLNPDLVVVTEHASVLEPDYLEEIRGAAIDLSHVCDDPERIVSPHAGPATLPVAAGTVLLNSLFRRPLETVEELLADEGGR from the coding sequence ATGACGACCACCTCCCACGGGACCCGGATGGCAGGCGACGGCCGGCGCGAGACCAATGCCGCCACCGTGCTGCGGACCGTCCTCGACCACGGTCCGGTCGCCCGCGGCGCCGTCGCCCGGCTCTCCGGCCTCAGCCCCGCCGCCGTCTCGCGCCAGGCGACCGACCTCACGCGGCTGGGCCTCCTGCGCGAGCTGCCGGAACTCGCCGGAGGCGGGGGAGTGGGACGACCGCAGATCCCCGTCGACCTGCACGTCGGAGCCGTCGGCGGGCCGGTCGTCGGCGGCGTCCACCTCGGCGTCCCCAGCTCGACCCTCGGCCTCGTCGACCTGCGCGGCCGGGTCCTCGCCCGCCGCTCGTACCCGCACGACGGCATCGCCCCGGACGGCCTGCCCGCCGCCGTCGCCGGCGCACTGCGCGGCTTCCTCGACGAGCACGCCCAGGGGCGCCCGCTGCTGGGCGTCGGCGCCGCGGTCGGTGGCTGGGTGGACCCCGCGGAGGGTGTGGTCGTCCGCCACGACGCCTTCGGCTGGCGTCGCCGACCGCTGGCCGCGGAACTCGCCCGGGGCCTCGGCGGGCACACCGTACGACTGGACAACCACGCCCGCTCCATCGCCCAGTCGGAGATCCTCTTCGGGCGGCCCGCCGCCCGCCGAAGCCTCGTCCACCTCTTCATCGGGAACGTCGTCGACGCCGCCGTGGGGCTCGCCGGGATCGTGCACCAGGGCCCCGGATCGGCGGCCGGGGACGTGGCGCACCTTCCCGTGCCCGACTCCACGGTCCTCTGCCCGTGCGGGCGTTCGGGCTGCCTGGAGGCGACCGCCTCGAACACCGCGCTCGGGCTCACCGCCGTGCGCCGCGGGATCGTCCCCGAGCCCGACACGTTCCTCGTGGTGGACGCGGCCGCGGCCGGGGACCGGCGCGCCGACCGGCTGCTGCGCGAACGGGCCCGGGCGGTGGGCCGCGCCATCGCGCTGCTCCTCGACGTCCTCAATCCCGACCTGGTCGTCGTGACCGAGCACGCCAGCGTCCTCGAACCGGACTATCTGGAGGAGATCCGCGGGGCGGCGATCGACCTCTCGCACGTCTGCGACGATCCCGAACGCATCGTCAGTCCACATGCCGGACCGGCCACACTGCCGGTCGCGGCGGGCACGGTTCTGCTGAATTCCCTGTTCAGAAGGCCTCTTGAGACGGTTGAAGAGCTTCTCGCCGATGAGGGGGGCAGGTGA
- a CDS encoding DUF805 domain-containing protein: MNWYLDVLKRYADFTGRARRKEYWMYSLFTLIAVLVLAIIDFSLGTYPVLVGIYGLATLLPSLGVTVRRLHDTGRSGWWYLIALVPFVGGIVLLVFTVIEGDAHPNAYGADPKAS; the protein is encoded by the coding sequence GTGAACTGGTACCTCGACGTTCTGAAGAGATACGCGGACTTCACCGGACGCGCGCGCCGCAAGGAGTACTGGATGTACTCCCTGTTCACCTTGATCGCGGTGCTCGTCCTCGCGATCATCGATTTCTCGCTCGGCACGTACCCGGTGCTCGTCGGCATCTACGGTCTCGCCACCCTCCTGCCCTCCCTCGGCGTCACCGTCCGCCGCCTCCACGACACCGGCCGCTCCGGCTGGTGGTACCTCATCGCCCTCGTCCCGTTCGTGGGCGGCATCGTCCTGCTGGTGTTCACGGTCATCGAGGGCGACGCCCACCCCAACGCCTACGGCGCCGACCCCAAGGCGTCCTGA
- a CDS encoding SPW repeat protein, with protein sequence MLQTRGVAAVEELVILAGIYAAISAWTVHFSAARPELAITNLVVGIALAALGLCMSIAPERSQDLNFVVLLMGAWLIVAPWVVTRNPDTGMILSNVITGACVCLFSLTAGGLLMTKRRT encoded by the coding sequence ATGCTCCAGACACGAGGCGTCGCGGCGGTCGAGGAACTCGTGATCCTCGCCGGAATCTACGCCGCGATCTCCGCGTGGACGGTTCACTTCTCCGCCGCCCGACCGGAACTGGCCATCACCAATCTGGTCGTCGGTATCGCACTCGCCGCACTCGGCCTGTGCATGTCGATTGCTCCGGAACGGTCACAGGACCTGAACTTCGTCGTACTGCTCATGGGCGCATGGCTGATCGTCGCCCCGTGGGTGGTCACGCGGAACCCCGACACCGGCATGATCCTGAGCAACGTGATCACCGGCGCGTGCGTCTGCCTGTTCTCCCTCACCGCCGGCGGACTGCTCATGACCAAGAGAAGGACGTGA
- a CDS encoding GNAT family N-acetyltransferase has translation MPVSPASAHAAPLTTDRLLLRPVRSGDLPAVTRLWTDPDVRHHLGGPVIESVIRIRQRRIVGAPGFHAVIRAEDDVLLGLVSVEPGARHGETEVSYQFLPEHWGRGYAREAVGAIVARVLEGTPSVVAVTQEANDRSRRLLEAVGLEYAESFVEWDAHQVLYRLRRD, from the coding sequence ATGCCCGTCTCCCCGGCCTCCGCCCACGCCGCGCCCCTCACCACCGACCGGCTGCTGCTGCGGCCCGTCCGCAGTGGCGACCTCCCGGCCGTGACCCGGCTGTGGACCGACCCCGACGTGCGGCACCACCTCGGCGGGCCCGTCATCGAGTCCGTCATCCGTATCCGGCAGCGCCGGATCGTCGGGGCGCCCGGGTTCCACGCCGTGATCCGGGCCGAGGACGACGTCCTGCTGGGGCTCGTCAGCGTGGAGCCGGGCGCGCGGCACGGGGAGACGGAGGTGTCGTACCAGTTCCTGCCCGAGCACTGGGGGAGGGGGTACGCCCGGGAGGCGGTCGGTGCGATCGTCGCGCGGGTCCTGGAGGGCACGCCGAGCGTCGTCGCGGTCACCCAGGAGGCCAACGACCGCTCGCGTCGTCTCCTGGAGGCCGTCGGTCTGGAGTACGCGGAGTCCTTCGTCGAGTGGGACGCCCACCAGGTCCTCTACCGCTTGCGCCGGGACTGA
- a CDS encoding carbohydrate kinase → MSFLVIGECVADIVRTPAGSGVADRVHPGGSPANVAYGLARLGRDVTLLTQLADDSAGRLIADHLRGAGVRITLGGTPARTPSAVVGLDGRGQATYAFDIAWTLEAGEPADATPARVAPAHVHIGSIAAVTAPGADTVLAETERLRDRATVSYDPNVRPKLMGEHAEAVARVERCVALSDLVKASDEDLAWLYPGRQPHAIAARWLSLGPAVVLVTRGADGSLAVTRHHTVTAGAPPVPVVDTVGAGDSFMSAVLDTLAGRDRSALGGLSADELAGLLARAGAAAAVTVSRAGAQPPDRAELDAIRQEFGLRSGRVS, encoded by the coding sequence ATGTCCTTCCTGGTGATCGGCGAGTGCGTCGCCGACATCGTCCGCACCCCCGCGGGGTCCGGCGTCGCCGACCGCGTCCATCCCGGCGGGAGCCCGGCCAACGTGGCCTACGGCCTGGCCCGCCTGGGCCGGGACGTCACCCTGCTCACCCAGCTCGCCGACGATTCCGCCGGACGGCTGATCGCGGACCACCTGCGGGGCGCGGGGGTACGGATCACCCTCGGCGGCACCCCCGCGCGCACCCCGTCGGCGGTCGTGGGCCTCGACGGCCGGGGCCAGGCCACGTACGCCTTCGACATCGCCTGGACCCTGGAGGCCGGGGAGCCGGCCGACGCGACACCCGCCCGCGTGGCGCCCGCGCACGTGCACATCGGCTCGATCGCCGCCGTCACCGCCCCCGGTGCGGACACGGTGCTCGCCGAGACCGAGCGGCTCCGGGACCGGGCCACCGTCAGCTACGACCCCAACGTCCGCCCGAAGCTGATGGGGGAGCACGCGGAGGCCGTCGCCCGGGTCGAGCGCTGCGTCGCCCTCAGCGACCTCGTGAAGGCGAGCGACGAGGACCTGGCCTGGCTGTACCCGGGCCGGCAGCCGCACGCGATCGCGGCCCGGTGGCTCTCCCTCGGTCCTGCCGTCGTCCTGGTCACCCGGGGCGCGGACGGCTCGCTCGCCGTGACCCGGCACCACACCGTCACCGCCGGGGCGCCGCCGGTCCCCGTCGTCGACACCGTCGGCGCGGGCGACTCCTTCATGTCCGCCGTACTGGACACCCTGGCCGGGAGGGACCGGTCGGCGCTCGGCGGGCTCTCCGCCGACGAGCTCGCCGGGCTGCTCGCTCGGGCCGGGGCGGCGGCGGCCGTCACCGTCTCCCGGGCCGGCGCCCAGCCGCCCGACCGCGCTGAACTCGACGCGATCAGGCAGGAGTTCGGCCTCAGGTCCGGGCGTGTGTCGTGA
- a CDS encoding pyridoxal-phosphate dependent enzyme — protein MNSPAPAPRSLATAQRSLLDPSVRHPLWPPLTEGCPVTSTDEIAYPLDIDYAYDEVPAELFTRPAAHGLDRWAPLLPPLAAPGLGEGNTPLIELPDGIWIKDESRNPTWSHKDRLNRVTVSAAVASGARGIVVSSSGNHGAAAAAYAARAGLPCAVFTSPHAPPAVASHLRAYGATVLTVPYESVRPLMRRIVHELGFQAVSSVTDTAHTGHPFGPEGYKTLAYEIALDLGRAPAAVHLPTGYGELLFGVAKGFQELARLGVTDSVPRMYATEPAAAGALTEALRTGSPAVRVPVRPTVAYAIDCEITSYRGILAVRTTGGASRTVTDDDMLRARRELASLGLWCETSAAAGLAGLRTHGPQETEGPVVCVVTSSGYKDVTTASGTFEPTPPDWPSIKAALSAEPGH, from the coding sequence GTGAACTCCCCTGCCCCGGCGCCCCGTTCCCTCGCCACCGCCCAGCGCTCACTCCTCGACCCCTCCGTACGTCACCCCCTGTGGCCACCGCTCACCGAGGGCTGTCCCGTCACCTCCACCGACGAGATCGCGTACCCCCTGGACATCGACTACGCGTACGACGAGGTCCCCGCCGAGCTGTTCACGCGCCCGGCCGCCCACGGCCTCGACCGATGGGCGCCGCTTCTCCCGCCGCTGGCCGCCCCCGGCCTGGGCGAGGGCAACACCCCGTTGATCGAACTCCCCGACGGCATCTGGATCAAGGACGAGTCCCGCAACCCGACGTGGAGCCACAAGGACCGCCTCAACCGGGTCACCGTCAGCGCCGCCGTCGCCTCGGGCGCGCGGGGGATCGTCGTCTCCTCCTCCGGCAACCACGGAGCGGCGGCCGCCGCCTACGCGGCCCGCGCCGGACTGCCCTGCGCCGTCTTCACCTCCCCGCACGCCCCGCCCGCCGTCGCCTCCCACCTCCGCGCCTACGGGGCCACGGTCCTGACCGTCCCGTACGAGTCGGTCCGCCCGCTCATGCGCCGGATCGTCCACGAACTCGGCTTCCAGGCCGTCAGCAGCGTCACGGACACCGCCCACACCGGACACCCCTTCGGGCCGGAGGGCTACAAGACCCTCGCGTACGAGATCGCCCTCGACCTGGGCCGGGCACCGGCGGCGGTGCATCTCCCCACGGGATACGGAGAGTTGCTCTTCGGCGTGGCCAAGGGCTTCCAGGAACTGGCCAGGCTCGGCGTGACCGACTCCGTCCCCCGGATGTACGCGACCGAACCCGCCGCGGCCGGCGCACTCACGGAGGCCCTCCGCACCGGAAGCCCCGCCGTCCGGGTCCCCGTCCGCCCCACCGTGGCGTACGCCATCGACTGCGAGATCACCAGCTACCGAGGGATCCTCGCGGTCCGGACGACCGGGGGTGCGTCCCGCACGGTGACGGACGACGACATGCTGCGCGCCCGCCGGGAATTGGCGTCGCTGGGCCTCTGGTGCGAGACCTCGGCGGCGGCGGGCCTGGCCGGCCTGAGGACCCACGGACCGCAGGAGACCGAGGGCCCGGTGGTGTGCGTGGTCACGTCCAGCGGCTACAAGGACGTGACCACGGCGAGCGGGACGTTCGAGCCGACGCCGCCGGACTGGCCGTCGATCAAGGCCGCGCTGTCGGCCGAACCCGGGCACTGA
- a CDS encoding TauD/TfdA family dioxygenase, which yields MSTATTTVTVQKVGGRLGAVISGVRLGGDLPAETVAEIRAALLAHKVVFFRGQDHLDEESHEAFGKLLGTPVAHPTVPSVDGRYSFPIDSDHGARANQWHTDVTFVPAYPAFSILRAVTIPPYGGNTLWANTATAYAKLPEPLRALADSLRAVHSNDYDYAALRPGVLPEQLARFREVFASTKYLTEHPVVRVHPETGERTLLLGNFVQRISGLTGADSRALLALFQSHVERPENTVRWQWQVGDVAIWDNRATQHYGVDDSDDHERKLRRVTIDGDVPVGVDGASSVLLAPESVPDPAFGIASGASTAEPAAV from the coding sequence ATGTCGACCGCCACCACCACCGTCACCGTCCAGAAGGTCGGCGGCCGCCTCGGCGCCGTCATCTCCGGCGTCCGCCTCGGCGGCGACCTCCCGGCGGAGACCGTCGCCGAGATCCGCGCCGCGCTCCTCGCCCACAAGGTCGTCTTCTTCCGGGGCCAGGACCACCTGGACGAGGAGTCCCACGAGGCCTTCGGCAAGCTCCTCGGCACGCCCGTCGCCCACCCCACCGTCCCCTCCGTCGACGGCCGTTACTCCTTCCCGATCGACTCCGACCACGGCGCCCGGGCCAACCAGTGGCACACCGACGTGACCTTCGTGCCGGCCTACCCCGCCTTCTCGATCCTGCGCGCGGTGACCATCCCGCCGTACGGCGGCAACACCCTCTGGGCCAACACCGCGACGGCGTACGCCAAGCTCCCCGAGCCGCTGCGCGCGCTCGCCGACAGCCTGCGCGCGGTGCACTCCAACGACTACGACTACGCGGCCCTGCGCCCGGGCGTCCTGCCCGAACAGCTCGCGCGCTTCCGCGAGGTCTTCGCGTCGACGAAGTACCTGACCGAGCACCCGGTCGTACGGGTCCACCCGGAGACCGGCGAACGGACCCTGCTGCTGGGCAACTTCGTCCAGCGGATCAGCGGCCTGACGGGCGCCGACTCCCGCGCCCTGCTCGCGCTCTTCCAGTCGCACGTCGAGCGTCCGGAGAACACCGTGCGCTGGCAGTGGCAGGTCGGCGACGTGGCCATCTGGGACAACCGCGCCACCCAGCACTACGGCGTGGACGACTCCGACGACCACGAGCGGAAGCTCCGCCGGGTGACCATCGACGGGGACGTGCCGGTCGGCGTGGACGGCGCCTCCTCGGTGCTCCTCGCGCCCGAGTCCGTACCGGACCCGGCGTTCGGCATCGCCTCCGGCGCGTCGACGGCGGAGCCCGCCGCGGTGTGA